TGTGGCCAGAAAGACCGCAGGCCGCGTTGCAAATCCTCGCCGGGTGTCCAACCCGGCTGCGGTTTGCGCCTTGCCTGCAGCCTTTCTGGCCGACAACGCGACCCATTGGCGTAGTGTTAACAGGCCCTAGGCCGGCACCGCCTGCAGCGCCTCGCTGCTGCGCCGGCCCGCGGCGTCGAAGTGCAGCATCTCTCCCTGCGGGATCAGCTCCCAGCCCTGCGGGTCGCCCTCCAGTGGCTCCGAGGCCACCACCACGCCGGCCGCCGAGCGGTTGACGTAGAGCGTGGGTGCGCGCTTGTCGGTGGCATAGCGGAAGGCCCAGAGCTGGTCGCCATCGGCCAGCGCGGCCGAGAAGCGCAGCGGCTGCTGGATGTGCAGCAGCTGCATCATCGCCTGGGTCTCGCCGAGCACCTGGCTGGTGGCGCGCAGCGCGTCCAGCCCTTCCTCCATGCGCGCGATGATGAGCAGGAACAGCAACTCGGAGTCGGTCGCGCCCTTGCGATGTTCGTAGAGGTGATCGGGGATGCGCGCCTCCATGCGCCGGCGCAGCTGGCCATAGCCGCCGATCTGGCCGTTGTGCATGAAGAGATAGCGGCCGTAATGGAAGGGGTGGCAGTTCTGGCGCGCGATGCCGCCGCCGGTGGCCGCGCGCACATGCGCGAAGAACAGCCGAGAGCGCACATTGGCGCACAGCGCCAGCAGGTTCTCGTCGGACCAGGCCGGCATCACCTCGCGGTAGACGCCCGGCGCCTCGCGCTCGCCATACCAGCCCACGCCGAAGCCGTCGCCATTCGTCACCACCTTGGCTTCCTCGGCGCGCAGCGACTGTCGCACCAGCGAATGCCGGGGGGCGCATACCAACTCGTCCAGGAAGATCGGCGCGCCCAGGTAGGCCAGGAATCTACACATGCTTGTTTATGCAAGGAGGCTGTTAGGCTTTGGGATGGGCTCGCGCCAAAGCGAGTTGCTTGGCCAGCCTAGGCGGCGGTGCCGCCGTGGGATCGGCCCCCACCAGGCACCGGCAACGACGGATGGCCAGGCAAATCGCTTTGGCCCTTCGGGTTGGGTCGCTTAGGGGGCGCATGCGGCGTTGCAAATGCTCGCCGGATGTCCAATCCGGCTGCGCTTTGCGCCTTGCCTTCGCCCCCTAAGCGACCCAACGCGAGCCCATCCCAAAGCCTAACAGCCTCCTCGTCCATGAAAACCTGGCTCAATGATCTCTCAGTCCCATCGGCCGTGGCGGGGTTTGTGGCGGTGCTGGTGGGCTTCACCAGCTCGGTGGCCATCGTATTCCAGGCGGCCCAGGCCCTGGGTGCTACTTCGTCACAGATCACCTCGTGGATGTGGGCCCTGGGCCTGGGCATGGGCATCACCAGCCTCGGGCTGTCGCTGTGGACGCGCCAGCCGGTGCTGACCGCCTGGTCCACGCCCGGCGCGGCGCTGCTGGCCGGCACCGCCGGCATCAGCATGCCCGAGGCCATCGGCGCCTTCATGGTGTGCGGCGCGCTGATCCTGCTGGCCGGCCTCACCAAGGCCTTCGAGCGCGTGATGGATCGCATCCCGGTGGCGGTGGCCTCGGCGCTGCTGGCCGGCGTGCTGGCGCGCTTCGGCCTGGACGCGGTGGCCAGCGTGAAGACCGCCCCCACGCTGGTGCTGGTGATGGCGGCCGTCTACCTGGCCGGGCGGCGCTGGTGGCCGCGCTATGCGGTGCCCGCCGTGCTGCTGGCCGGCGTGGCGGTGGCGGCGGGGCAGGGGCGTTTGCACATGAGCGAGGTGCAGTGGGCCTGGGCCCAGCCGGTCTGGACCAGCCCGCGCTTCAGCATGGCGGCGCTGATCGGCGTGGCGCTGCCGCTCTTTCTCGTCACCATGGCCTCGCAGAACCTGCCCGGCGTGGCGGCCCAGCGCGCCTCGGGCTACCAGACGCCGATCTCGCCCAGCATCAGCACCACCGGCCTGGCGACCCTGCTGCTGGCCCCCTTTGGCGGCTATGCCTTCAACCTCGCGGCCATCACGGCGGCGATCTGCATGGGGCGCGAGGCGCACGAAGACCCGCGGCGCCGCTACACCGCCGCCGCCATGGCCGGCGTGTTCTACATCGCCCTGGGCCTGGCCGGCGGCGCGGTGGTGGGCCTGCTGGCGGCCTTCCCGCGCGAGCTGGTGGCGGCGGTGGCAGGTCTTGCCCTGCTGGGCACCATCGCCGGGGGCCTGGCCGCGGCGCTGAAGGAGGAAAAGCACCGCGATGCCGCCATCCTGACCTTTCTGGTCACGCTCTCGGGGGTGGCCATGCTGGGCATAGGCTCGGCCTTCTGGGGCGTGGTGGCGGGCACGGTTTCTCTTTTGGTGCAACACTTCCGAGGCAAGTAAATCATCCGCAGCCAGAGCCACCATGAAGATCCTGTTCGTCGCCGACCCGCTTGAATCCTTCAAGACCTACAAGGACACCACCTTCGCGATGATGCGCGAGGCCGCCAGGCGTGGCCATGAGCTGTGGGCCTGCGAGCCCGCCGACCTGGTCTGGCGCGCCGGTGGCCGGGTGGTGGCGCGCGCGGCGCGTGCCATCACGCTCACCGGCGATGCGCATGCCTGGTTCAGCGTGGTGGCCACCGCCGAGCTGGCGCTGGCCGATACCCAGGCCGTCATCATGCGCAAGGACCCGCCCTTCGACAGCGAGTATTTCTACGCCACCCATCTGCTGGGCCAGGCCGAGCGCGAGGGCGCGCGCGTCTTCAACAAGCCCGCGGCGCTGCGCGACCATCCCGAGAAGCTCGCCATCCTGGAGTTTCCGCAGTTCATCGCGCCCACCCTGGTGACGCGCAGCGAGGCCGCGATCCGCGCCTTCCATGCCGAGCAGGGCGACGTCATCCTGAAGCCCCTGGACGGCATGGGCGGCATGGGCATCTTCCGCGTGCCGGCCGATGGCCTCAACCTCGGCGCCATCATCGAGACCCTCAACAAGGGCGGCGCCGAGACCGTGATGGTGCAGCGCTACCTGCCCGCCATCAAGGAGGGCGACAAGCGCGTGCTGGTGATCGGGGGGCAGGTCGTGCCCTTCTGCCTGGCGCGCATCCCGCAGGGCGGCGAGGTGCGCGGCAACCTGGCGGCGGGCGGCAAGGGCGTGGCCCAGCCGATCAGCGCGCGCGACCGCGAGATCGCCGAAACCCTGGGTCCGATCCTGGCCGCGCGCGGCCTGCTGTTGGTGGGCCTGGACGTGATCGGCGATTGCCTCACCGAGATCAACGTCACCAGCCCCACCTGCTTCCAGGAGATCACCGACCAGACCGGCTTCGACGTGCCGAAGATGTTTGTCGACGCGCTGGAGCGCAGCCTCTGACGATGATCAGCCGCCTGACGGCCGCCCAGCTCAACGGCCTCACCGTGGCCCTGGGCGTGGCGCTGGTGCAGGCGCTGCTGAGCGCGGTGTTCGGCGCCGACGTGGGCCTGGCGGCGGCCGGCGGCGCGGTCTGCGCCAGCCTCACCGATGTGCCCAACCCGCCCCAGCGGGTGCTGCGGCGCTTGGTCCCCGCGGCCCTGCTGGGGGCGCTGGTGACGCTGGCCGTGGGCCTGCTGCGCGAGTCGCCGCCACTGATGACGGCGCTGATCGCGCTCACCGCCTTCGTCACGCTGATGACGATGGCCTGGGGGCCGCGCGCCGGGCCGCTCTCCTTCTCGGGCGTGCTGGCCCTGGTGTTCGCGATGGCCTGGGAAGACCCGCTGACGCGGCTGGAGGCGCTCCAGCATGCCGGCTGGGTGCTGCTGGGCGCCTCGCTCTATGCCTTGTGGGCGCGCAGCACCGCCTGGCTGCTGCGCCGCCGCTACCGCGATCTGGCGATTGCGGAGGCGATGCGCGCCTGCGCGCGTCGCCTGCATTCGCGCGCCGCCCGCATCGCCGGCGAGGCGTTGGCCGAGGGCCCCAGCATGCGCGCCTCGATCCGCGACGACGTGGCGCTGGCCGATGCCTTGCAGGCCGCGCGCGATCAGGTGTTCGCCGCCCGGCCCTCGGTGCAGAGCCGCCGCCAGGTCGATCTGGTGTTAGGCCTGATCGAGCTGCGCGACCTGCTGCTGGCAAGCCGCCTGGACATCCCGCTGCTGGGCGAGGACGCGGCCGGCCTGGCCTGGCGCGCCGCCCTGGCCATCACCCTGCGCCAGCTGGCCGACGCGCTGGACGGCATGGCCGCCGCGGTGGGGCGAACAGGCGCCGCCTGCCCGGCGATCTCCGCGCAGGGCTGGCGCGACGAGCTGGCCGGGCGCCTGGCCGCCGTGCCCGCCGCAGCCGACGATGCGCGCCACCATCTGCTGGCCGCGCTGCAGTCGCGCCTGGGTCATATGCTGGACGACGTGGCGCAGATGGCCGAGCGCCTGGCCGGGCCCGACCGCGCCGCCACCCTGACGCCCGCGCAGCTGCAGCAGTTCGTCTCGCCCGAGGGCTGGCCGCTGGCGGCGCTGAAGACGCACTGGACCCTGCAGTCCGGCGTGCTGCGCCATGCGCTGCGCGGCACGCTGGCGCTCTCCTGCGCCTATGCGCTGGGCCTGGTGCTGCCCTGGGCGGCGCATCCGCACTGGCTGGTGCTGAGCGTGGCGGTGGTGCTGCGCGGCAATCTGGAGCAGACCCTCGCGCGCCGCAACGAACGCATCATCGGCACCGTGATCGGCTGCCTGCTGGTGCTGGCGCTGGCCCAGGTGCACAGCCATGCCCTGCTGGCCCTGGCCTTCATCGCCGCGGTGGGCACGGCCCATGCCTACGTGAACGTGCGCTACCGCGTGGCCGCCACGGCCGCCACCCTGATGGCCCTGCTGCAGCCGCTGCTGCTGGCGCCCGGCAGCAGCCCGGCGGTGGGCGAGCGGCTGGCGGACACGGTGCTGGGCGCGCTGCTGGCCTGGGCCTTCTGCTTCGTGTTGCCGGCCTGGGAGCGCCGCACCCTGGGCCGGCTGGCGCTGCAGCTGTGCGGCGCCCTGGCGCGCCATGCCGCCAATGTGCTGCGCTGGGCGCCCGGCGTGCATCAGCAGCAGGTGCAGCAGCAGCTGGCGCAGCGCCTGAGCCGCCAGCAGGCCTATGCCGCGCTGGCGGCGCTGGCCGCGGCCGGCCAGCGCACCCGCGTGGAGCCCGAGCATGTGCGCGTGCCCGATGCGCATGTCGAGGCCCTGCTGACGCATGGCTACCGCCTGATGGCCCTGCTGGGCGCCGTGCAGACCCTGCTGAACCGGCGCGCCGAACGCCTGGACGAGGTCGAGGCCAGCCGGGCGCTGCAGCAGACCCTGCAGGCCTGCGTGGGCACGCTCAGGCTGGAGGCCCTGGCAGGGCAAGACCCGACCCCACCGAAGCTGGAAACCACCGAGGACGATTGGCCCGAGCACCGCGCCGACGTCAGCCTCACCCCCTGGCTGCTGCGCCGCCTGCGCCTGTGCGAGCGCGAGGCGCATTGGCTGGCGAGCGCGGTGCGCCAGCTGCGCGCCGATTTGAACGCTGATCCGCGCGCCTGATCAGCGCGGCGCCAGCGCCCGCAGCACGTCGCGCCAGGTGACGATGCCCACCGGCTTGAGGTCCTCCACCACGATGGGCAGGCAGGAGATGCCATGCTCCAGGAACAGTCGGATCGCGTCGCCGACGGGGTCCTCGGGCCGCAGCGTCAGCGGCTTGCGGCTCATCACCTGGTGCACGCGCTTGTTGAGCGTGGCGAGGTCGCGCGTCGTCTCCACCATGGTGCCGACATAGGGGCTGATGGCGCGCAGCAGGTCGCGGTCGGAGACCACGCCGAACAAGCGCCCTTCCTCCACCACCAGCAGATGGTGGAAGCTGGAACTGTCGAAGATCTCCTTCACCGTGGCCAGGCTGTCGTCCAGCTCCACCGTCACCAGGTTGCTGGACATCAGGTCGTGCATGCGCGTCATCTTGTGCTGCTCCCCGCGCCATCCCGCGGCGCGGGCAGATTGTCGCGCGTCCGTTTATGCTGCGCCTCGCATCTTCACTGGAGTAGCCCCATGATCAAGACCCGTGCTGCGGTGGCCTGGAAGGCCGGCGCCCCATTGACCATCGAGACCCTGGAACTGGACGGCCCGCGCGAGGGCGAGGTGCTGGTGGAAGTGAAGGCCACCGGGGTCTGCCATACCGATTACTACACGCTCTCGGGTGCCGATCCCGAGGGCATCTTCCCCGCGGTGCTGGGCCACGAGGGCGCGGGCGTGGTGCTGGAGGTGGGCAAGGGCGTCGGCTGGCTCAAGCCCGGCGACCATGTGATCCCGCTCTACACGCCCGAGTGCCGGCAGTGCAAGTTCTGCCTCTCGCGCAAGACCAATCTCTGCCAGGCGATCCGCAGCACCCAGGGCAAGGGCCTGATGCCGGATGGCAGCGCGCGCTTCTCGCTGAACGGCCAGCCGGTGTTCCACTACATGGGCACCTCCACCTTCTCCAACCACATCGTCGTGCCCGGCATCGCGCTGGCCAAGATCCGCCCGGATGCGCCCTTCGACAAGGTCTGCTACATCGGTTGTGGCGTCACCACCGGCGTGGGTGCGGTGCTGTTCAGCGCCAAGGTGGAGGCGGGTGCGAACGTGGTGGTGTTCGGCCTCGGTGGCATCGGCCTGAACGTGATCCAGGGCGCCAAGATGGTGGGCGCCGACAAGATCATCGGCGTGGACCTGAACCCGGGCCGCGAGGCGCTGGCGCGCCAGTTCGGCATGACCCACTTCATCAACCCCAAGGAGGTGGCGAACGTGGTGGACGAGATCGTGCAGCTCACCGAAGGCGGCGCCGACTACAGCTTCGAATGCATTGGCAACACCAAGGTGATGCGCGATGCGCTCGAGTGCACCCACAAGGGCTGGGGCCGCAGCATCATCATCGGCGTGGCCGAGGCCGGCGCCGAGATCAGCACGCGGCCCTTCCAACTCGTGACCGGCCGCAAGTGGGAGGGTTCGGCCTTCGGCGGCGCGCGCGGCCGCACCGACGTGCCCAAGATCGTCGACTGGTACATGGACGGCAAGCTCAAGATCGACGAGCTCATCACCCACAAGCTGCCGCTGGAACGCATCAACGAGGCCTTCGAGCTGATGAAGCGCGGCGAATCCATCCGCACCGTGGTGGAGTTCTGAGATGGCGGCCGAGCTGCTCAGCGAGCACGCCTGCTTTGGCGGCCGGCAGCGTTTCCTGCGCCATGCCTCGGCCGAGATCGGCCTGCCGATGCGCTACGCGCTCTACCTGCCACCGCGGCCGCGCGCGCTGCTGCTGTATCTGGCCGGCCTCACCTGCACCGAGGAGACCTTTGCCATCAAGGCCGGGGCCCAGCGCCTGGCGGCCGAGCTGGGCCTGGCCCTCTTGACACCCGACACCAGCCCGCGCGGCGCGCAAGCCGCCGGCGAGGATGCGGCCTGGGACTTCGGCGTCGGCGCCGGCTTCTACCTCGACGCCACCCAGCAGCCTTGGGCCAGGCACTGGCGCATGGAAAGCTATCTGATGCGCGAACTGCTGCCGCAGGTGCAGGCCGAGCTGGGCCTGGGGCCCGAGCGCAGCGGCATCTTCGGCCACTCGATGGGCGGCCATGGCGCGCTCACCCTGGCGCTGCGCCACCCGGGCGCGTTCCGCTCACTTTCAGCGTTCGCGCCGATCTGCGCGCCCATGCAATGCCCCTGGGGGCACAAGGCGTTCGGCGGCTACCTGGGCGCCGAGCGCAGCGCCTGGGCGGCGCACGATGCCAGCGCCCTGATGGCGGCGCTGCCGGCCGCGCCCTATCCGGGCGGCATCCTGATCGACCAGGGCTTGAGCGACCAGTTCCTCGCCGAGCAGCTCCATCCGGACGCTTTCGAGGCCGCCTGCGCCGCGGTGGGTCAGCCGCTGCGCCTGCGCCGCCATGCCGGCTACGACCACGGCTACTACTTCATCGCGAGCTTCGTGGACGAGCATTTGCGCCACCACGCGGCCCAGCTGCTGCCCTGAGCCAGCCTCACTCCAGGCGGCGCACGCGTGCCGTCTCGTTGGAGCCTTCGAACTCCATCATGAAGGAGCCCATCGCGGCGCGGCGTACCAGCACCTTGGGGCTCTTCAGTCGCAACACTGCCGAGCTGCCGTCGATCACCATCCAGGCCTGGCCATTGGCCAGGCGGATCACGCTCTTCGGGCCCCAGCCGTCGAAGGGGCCATCGATGCGGCTTTCCACCGCATCGGCCTCGGCCTTGAGCTGGCGCCGCTCCAGGCCGAAGGTGTCGGCCTTGGGCTCCGCCGGGGCCACCGCCTTGGGCACAGCGGCCGCCGGCGCAGCTGCCGCGGGCGTTGCCAGGGCGATGCCGTCATAACAAGCCAAGCGTGCGTCCTTGTCGGCGATGCCGCGGCAGCGCTGCAGCTCGGACTGCTGCGCACAAGCCGTGCCGGATGCGAGGGCCAGGGCGATCATCAGGGCGTTTTTCATCTGCGGGGCATGTCGGGTTGGCGATGCCCGGCAGCATAACGCCGAAGCGCCGGACTACTTGCTCAGCAGGGCCACGGCGCCGTTGCCGGTGGGCGAATCGGGATCGCTGAAATGCACGGCAAAGGCGAACAGCTGCTCGCTGGCGTTGTCGTTGTTGCAGTCGATGGCGCGCACGGCGCGCTTCAGCGCATGGTGGTAGCCGCGCGGGCCGGCGCTGGTGTCGACGCGGCCGACGCTGCCGCCCTTGAGGCGGAACTGCACGCGCACGGTGCCCTCTTGCTCGACGCGCGACCAGGCGGTGGAGAGCGCCTCCTGCAATTCGACGGCGGCCGCCGGGCAGACGCTGAGCACGTCGGTGCGGGCCATCTCGAAGGCCTTGTTGCCGGTGACTTCAACGCGCTTCAGGTCCTGCGTGCCGCCGCTGTCGGCGCTGGCAAGGCCGGTGAAGAAGGTCATGGCGGTGGCGGCCAGCAGGCTGGATGCGAGGGTGGTGTTGCGATTCATGATGACTCCGTTGCTGAGGGTTGAGGCGGCGGTCTGCCGGCTGTTGAGCCGTCCAATGTCCGCGCTCAATTCAGATTAGGCAGAGGGCCCGGCGCGACCAAGCCGGAGTCGACCAAGCAGCGGATTGCGCGGACGGTTTGCCGGATTCCAGCGACGAACGGAGTTGGGGTGCCAGCGCGGCCTAGGGGCGGGCCCGCATGACTTCTTTCCGGGGTCAGGTCTTGCCTGATGGTGCGTCCATGACCATGGTCATGGCGGTGCCGGGCCGGGCCGGCCGACCGCGGGGGCAGGCGGCGCGGATGACCTTTGGCATGCGCTCTTAGCGCGTCTGCTGGTGGCCGGCCGCGGCCTTGTAGCGCCGCACCAGCGCGTCGATCTCGGCCGGGTC
This portion of the Paucibacter sediminis genome encodes:
- a CDS encoding class II glutamine amidotransferase, with the translated sequence MCRFLAYLGAPIFLDELVCAPRHSLVRQSLRAEEAKVVTNGDGFGVGWYGEREAPGVYREVMPAWSDENLLALCANVRSRLFFAHVRAATGGGIARQNCHPFHYGRYLFMHNGQIGGYGQLRRRMEARIPDHLYEHRKGATDSELLFLLIIARMEEGLDALRATSQVLGETQAMMQLLHIQQPLRFSAALADGDQLWAFRYATDKRAPTLYVNRSAAGVVVASEPLEGDPQGWELIPQGEMLHFDAAGRRSSEALQAVPA
- a CDS encoding benzoate/H(+) symporter BenE family transporter is translated as MKTWLNDLSVPSAVAGFVAVLVGFTSSVAIVFQAAQALGATSSQITSWMWALGLGMGITSLGLSLWTRQPVLTAWSTPGAALLAGTAGISMPEAIGAFMVCGALILLAGLTKAFERVMDRIPVAVASALLAGVLARFGLDAVASVKTAPTLVLVMAAVYLAGRRWWPRYAVPAVLLAGVAVAAGQGRLHMSEVQWAWAQPVWTSPRFSMAALIGVALPLFLVTMASQNLPGVAAQRASGYQTPISPSISTTGLATLLLAPFGGYAFNLAAITAAICMGREAHEDPRRRYTAAAMAGVFYIALGLAGGAVVGLLAAFPRELVAAVAGLALLGTIAGGLAAALKEEKHRDAAILTFLVTLSGVAMLGIGSAFWGVVAGTVSLLVQHFRGK
- a CDS encoding FUSC family protein, with translation MISRLTAAQLNGLTVALGVALVQALLSAVFGADVGLAAAGGAVCASLTDVPNPPQRVLRRLVPAALLGALVTLAVGLLRESPPLMTALIALTAFVTLMTMAWGPRAGPLSFSGVLALVFAMAWEDPLTRLEALQHAGWVLLGASLYALWARSTAWLLRRRYRDLAIAEAMRACARRLHSRAARIAGEALAEGPSMRASIRDDVALADALQAARDQVFAARPSVQSRRQVDLVLGLIELRDLLLASRLDIPLLGEDAAGLAWRAALAITLRQLADALDGMAAAVGRTGAACPAISAQGWRDELAGRLAAVPAAADDARHHLLAALQSRLGHMLDDVAQMAERLAGPDRAATLTPAQLQQFVSPEGWPLAALKTHWTLQSGVLRHALRGTLALSCAYALGLVLPWAAHPHWLVLSVAVVLRGNLEQTLARRNERIIGTVIGCLLVLALAQVHSHALLALAFIAAVGTAHAYVNVRYRVAATAATLMALLQPLLLAPGSSPAVGERLADTVLGALLAWAFCFVLPAWERRTLGRLALQLCGALARHAANVLRWAPGVHQQQVQQQLAQRLSRQQAYAALAALAAAGQRTRVEPEHVRVPDAHVEALLTHGYRLMALLGAVQTLLNRRAERLDEVEASRALQQTLQACVGTLRLEALAGQDPTPPKLETTEDDWPEHRADVSLTPWLLRRLRLCEREAHWLASAVRQLRADLNADPRA
- a CDS encoding S-(hydroxymethyl)glutathione dehydrogenase/class III alcohol dehydrogenase, producing MKTRAAVAWKAGAPLTIETLELDGPREGEVLVEVKATGVCHTDYYTLSGADPEGIFPAVLGHEGAGVVLEVGKGVGWLKPGDHVIPLYTPECRQCKFCLSRKTNLCQAIRSTQGKGLMPDGSARFSLNGQPVFHYMGTSTFSNHIVVPGIALAKIRPDAPFDKVCYIGCGVTTGVGAVLFSAKVEAGANVVVFGLGGIGLNVIQGAKMVGADKIIGVDLNPGREALARQFGMTHFINPKEVANVVDEIVQLTEGGADYSFECIGNTKVMRDALECTHKGWGRSIIIGVAEAGAEISTRPFQLVTGRKWEGSAFGGARGRTDVPKIVDWYMDGKLKIDELITHKLPLERINEAFELMKRGESIRTVVEF
- the fghA gene encoding S-formylglutathione hydrolase; the encoded protein is MAAELLSEHACFGGRQRFLRHASAEIGLPMRYALYLPPRPRALLLYLAGLTCTEETFAIKAGAQRLAAELGLALLTPDTSPRGAQAAGEDAAWDFGVGAGFYLDATQQPWARHWRMESYLMRELLPQVQAELGLGPERSGIFGHSMGGHGALTLALRHPGAFRSLSAFAPICAPMQCPWGHKAFGGYLGAERSAWAAHDASALMAALPAAPYPGGILIDQGLSDQFLAEQLHPDAFEAACAAVGQPLRLRRHAGYDHGYYFIASFVDEHLRHHAAQLLP
- the gshB gene encoding glutathione synthase, with the translated sequence MKILFVADPLESFKTYKDTTFAMMREAARRGHELWACEPADLVWRAGGRVVARAARAITLTGDAHAWFSVVATAELALADTQAVIMRKDPPFDSEYFYATHLLGQAEREGARVFNKPAALRDHPEKLAILEFPQFIAPTLVTRSEAAIRAFHAEQGDVILKPLDGMGGMGIFRVPADGLNLGAIIETLNKGGAETVMVQRYLPAIKEGDKRVLVIGGQVVPFCLARIPQGGEVRGNLAAGGKGVAQPISARDREIAETLGPILAARGLLLVGLDVIGDCLTEINVTSPTCFQEITDQTGFDVPKMFVDALERSL
- a CDS encoding CBS domain-containing protein — protein: MTRMHDLMSSNLVTVELDDSLATVKEIFDSSSFHHLLVVEEGRLFGVVSDRDLLRAISPYVGTMVETTRDLATLNKRVHQVMSRKPLTLRPEDPVGDAIRLFLEHGISCLPIVVEDLKPVGIVTWRDVLRALAPR